In Flavobacterium piscisymbiosum, the sequence TTACGAGGATCATCAGCCGGAAAAGGATCGATGTGACTGTGAACGTCATTAGTATGTAGAATAGTTAAGTGCTTAATATCGTTGGTTTCAAAACTGCTTAACGACAAACCTAAACTTAATAAGGCAGTACTTGCAGCTGTTTTTTCGATAAATTCTCTTCTTTTCATTTTATATATTTTTTGCGGAAACGATATTTTATTTTGTTATTTTTTTTGCCACAGATTAAAAGATTTACATAGATTTTTAATCTTTTTAATCCTTTAATCTGTAGCTAAAACTTTTTACGCGCATAAAAATGATTTGTTTTTTATTCTAAATATGCGCTTGGTCTTTTTATTCTTCAGTAATTCTGATATCTTTTGATACCGGAATCGTATCAACTTGTTTAAAATAGTCAATCAATACATCTCTAAGTTTATAATTCAGATCGAATTTTTCAACACCCTTAGCGAAAAAAGTCATGCTATCGCCGCCATTCGCCAAATAATCATTTGTAGCCACATAATAAACCTTATTTACATCAAGAGGTTTCCCCTGAATTAAAATGTTCTTGGCTTTATTGTCTTTTGTAATTGTAAATGTCATTCCTGATAAAGGCTGAGGTTTTTTCTCCTTAATAATATAAGCAGCAATTTCAAGAATCTGGTCTCCTTTTAAAGCGATAACAACCAAATTGTTTTCAAATGGCATAATTTCAAAAGCGGTTCTTGTAGTTACATTTCCTTTTGGTAAAATAGCTCGGATTCCGCCATGATTTAAAAGACATAAATCAATGCTTTTTTTCTCACGTGCCTTAAAAACAATATTTCCTCTTTCTACACAAACATCTGCTAATAGGCTGCCAATACTCGTTTGCCATTTCCCTGTACTTTTATCAAGAGTTTCAGGACAGTAAGCCAAAACGTTGTCTAAATCCTTATTTATATGATCGCGATAAGGTTTAATAAAATTTTCAATTGCTGGAGTTTCAGCTTGTTTTTCAGTAACAGGAATTTGCTTTCCTTCTATCTTCGTCAGATTGTAATTTTTCTGACTGCAAGAAGTTATAAAAAAAAGTGTTAAGAATATAACAAAAAGTTTCAAAAATCCGTTATACTTTTTTAGTTTTACCATCTTAAATGCGACTTAAATAATTAATTTTGTAATCTGGCAAAAGTACTATGTTTTTAAATTATATAAAGGAATTTTTTGTAAAAAAAACATTAAATAAAAACTTGAATAATTTCAAAAATGAAGTCTTTACCAGTAATATACAAACAATTGGTTTACTGATCGATGAAAGTGATTTTTGTCATTCAAAAGAATTAGTAAATGAGCTTATTCTGCAGGGCATCGCTCCTCAGAACATAAAAGTTGTGGCGTATAGAAGTAAATTTAAAGACAAAGAAACATATTTGATCCCTACATTTGGTAAAAAACATATCAGTTGGAACGGAGAAATTACCGAAGTTTTTTTGAATGAATTTATTGCAACAGAATTTGATCTTTTGATTAGTTATTATGAAGTCGAAACTGCAATTTTGATGATAATAACCAATAAATCAAAAGCAAAATTTAAAGTGGGATTTGCATCTGTAGATAAAAATTTAAATCGATGGATGATTGATACCGCTATGCAGAATTACAAACTTTTCGTTTTCGAATTGTTTAAATATTTAAAAAGTATAAAATAAAATTATAAATTAGAATATGCAATCATTAATAGGAACTGGTGTTGCCCTTGTAACTCCATTTAAAAAAGACTTTTCAGTAGATATCGAAGCTTTACAGCGTATCGTTAATTTTTCGATAGATGGAGGAGTTGAATATCTTGTGGTTATGGGAACAACGGCAG encodes:
- a CDS encoding 5'-nucleotidase C-terminal domain-containing protein, translating into MVKLKKYNGFLKLFVIFLTLFFITSCSQKNYNLTKIEGKQIPVTEKQAETPAIENFIKPYRDHINKDLDNVLAYCPETLDKSTGKWQTSIGSLLADVCVERGNIVFKAREKKSIDLCLLNHGGIRAILPKGNVTTRTAFEIMPFENNLVVIALKGDQILEIAAYIIKEKKPQPLSGMTFTITKDNKAKNILIQGKPLDVNKVYYVATNDYLANGGDSMTFFAKGVEKFDLNYKLRDVLIDYFKQVDTIPVSKDIRITEE
- a CDS encoding DUF6913 domain-containing protein, encoding MFLNYIKEFFVKKTLNKNLNNFKNEVFTSNIQTIGLLIDESDFCHSKELVNELILQGIAPQNIKVVAYRSKFKDKETYLIPTFGKKHISWNGEITEVFLNEFIATEFDLLISYYEVETAILMIITNKSKAKFKVGFASVDKNLNRWMIDTAMQNYKLFVFELFKYLKSIK